A stretch of DNA from Argopecten irradians isolate NY unplaced genomic scaffold, Ai_NY scaffold_0495, whole genome shotgun sequence:
TCGAAGATTAATTGAAGTCTGACAAAATAATATGGCTTCGTTTGTGCTAAGGGTTCTTTCATTGACTTTGggcattttttttcattttcatcgGCACTCTAAAATTGTCGCCGTCCATCAACGATGAACTTTACAGACAAATGGTAAATATCGAACAAAGCGATGATAGAATGAATTTGAAACCATTGATCTTAGCGGTATTGACATTCGGCATAAGTAATAGCAGTAGGCTCGTGAAAAAAATTGCCATAAGCAGGCGCGGATCCAagggggggcggacccggcgtacgccccccctaaaataggagagagaaaaaaaaagaaaaaggaaaaagaagggaaaaagaaagaggggaaggaaggaaaagaaggaagaaagaaaaaaaatagaggGAGAAAGGAAAAGGGGAAAAAataaggaattagataaagagtgagaattagacagaaagctccattttctacctttaccgtttgatgttatcattttaaaatctaaatgtattcgactttgtggtacatacatgcatgaacatacttgtatccaggcgcaatggaataaaatatttttttcgtgtaagttaaggttttatctccatcgcttaaaaggtacaatgtaaattccTTCAAGTATtttctttttccaaaaataaacccgataaaatcccaacatattagataatttattgtcattaatattcaatattgacaggttatatctcgatatccttagcaataaaagaaaagggggaggggtgggTGGAAGGAATCGTAGCTTGCCATGAGTcttcgctggttgactatatgtcatgcttttcgttttccaggttgtaaatgatatattacacatttttgaatcagcattaaagtcctgtattaaatccgactatcaattcacaaatgtgtgcgtactttcTCAAAACGCCACTACTGACGtcgaatgcttctagaagccttttatttgtcctaagaaaatgtgtgtacagaaaaagtggaaaatcaaaccaaatggaGAACCaaatgcgacagaaaatgagagcttctagggGTCTGAGTGTAccccatggccagatgccttcttttttgtttcaacaaaaacatatcttaacgataatgttataagataggacaaacgatgttaaaaaattattacacatgacaaaaggctccctattagaaaacaggatgataataatgattcctggcaccgtatggccatagacaaaaccactagccttcttttctttcattgtccaatacacgaattatgaagattgtgaaagttagggaaaatgaattatctaatctgacagataatgtataaaagtaaaagcttatatcgttaaaaaagttcacatacattttcattagtcctataaaaaccttcaataggcgacccctagctgcaatattgtagctcaaaagacttttagactgaaaatggtgtcttctttagagctacaattgttccctattactgctaatggagcaaagtgatgattatgcttgtttgtttgtttgtttgattaattaacgtcctattaacagctatggtcatgtaaggacggcctcgtATGTATAcggtgttgcgtgtatgttgtgcgaggtgcgtgttttgggagactgtggtatattcatgttgtgtcttcttgtatagtggaactgttgccctttttatagtgctatatcactgaagcataccgccgaagacaccaagcaacacaccccacccggtcacattatactgacaacgggccaaccagtcgtcccactccctgtatatgcaaaccattataaaacgtttgttttacattttatcgtacttgtttgatatagcttacctactaggcaataaaaccgaactacataaaatatcaaattctcatcgaggcattttttttttttacatttatacatatgaaggtctttcagaagggaatttatacggcaagttcacaaaatgtgattttgacgtcttgtgagcggtacggtagatacgTAGTATAAGcatggtatttatgtttgttttttgacaaaaataatatgtacatgcatttatatgcataaaataatcggaaaccttcaaaaaaaatatgaaaaactgTACCCGAGTGATTtccggaggcagtgctccactacggtacatagggaccaattcgtacccggcctaaaggcataacttaggccgggtacgtatattcgttctaggcggcccccatccccccatccttttctttgcttcgtgcctctataaataaatattcagattttaggcagtgcaattctgtaactttatattcaaaatatgacattagacgtcaaaaataataaacgaacatttttacatggcttcaattattttttggaaaaagtgttcatttattcgagggcttctggggcctaggcggcccccagcgtcccgcccttcttcgctttacaatgtatgtccatataaatattaagattttgatattgcaattctgtaagtaaaaaaaaattaaatcataacttcaaataaaaaaatatgacacttgacacgaaaaccataaataaacatccttaaatggcttcaattattttctggaaaatatgttcataaaatcctcagaatgcaggattttgcaccatttattcgagagcttctgggggcctaggcggcccccagacccctcgcctgatttgcttggtcccacgccccctctaacctcaaaacctgAATCCGCCCCTGATAAGGCATTGGTGATAAATATACAAAAGTTGAATATTCatgtaatttaatttataatttggAGACCAGTCGgcttatttttacatttgtaattttgcagAGAAAATCATTCATCAAGAGTGCCAAGGTATTTCCATTTGCAAAGCTAGCAGGATGGAGGCTAAACCCACACTCTTACAGGAAAATGTTCGGCGGATTAGAAATCATTTGTGGAGTGATACTAGTAGCAATCCCAGGTATTATTCAAAAACATTTAACTGTTTGTTGAAATAGTTAATAGGataaatttatcaattaaaatttctaaggtaatatgaaatttatagaTCATGctgtttaatattataatatttttttgttaagtGATAGGATTTGTTGATTAATAGTGTTCTTCTTCAcccaaagatttttttttaactttattttctcATGAGCAACACTAGTTAACTggtgtatgacatttttattcTGATAGTAAAATATAAAGAGGTATTTTGTAACAATATGAATACGGttgatacatgtaccatattaaGTTAAGTGCATATGTTTTAGTAgttcaaattattttgaaatctaGTAGATCAGACGGTCATTTGTTAGAACTCCTGATCAGATCAATATTTTTAACAGCTTTAATATTTAATACTATTGATTAAAAAATTTTCTATGCTTTAGGTCCAGTGAAAGATATAGTGAATGTTgtgatgatgctgatgatgcTGTTGGATGTGTATTCACACTGGGCGTTAGATGAGGGTCTTGATAAAATGAGTCTGTCCATTGTGTTTCTGTTACTACTCACATGTAGATTGATTGTCTACCTTCAGAACAAGTTACGTGTGGATGAGGAGAAAGAAGGTTACCAGAAACATACAAACGAAAATGTGGAAGAAACTGcaaagaaaattgtttctgaTTTGGAATCAAAGAAAGACCAGtgaaattaaagtaaaattatttttttactgcATACTGGTACTTGTAATTCCAAATATGATCGCTGttcacaaatacatgtactttcataGATTAATTCATTTGTCTAGTTCGGAAGCTACAATGATCATTATTTGGCAGTAACATCAACATTCAAAAACTCAAAAAGCTTCATAGACAGACTTTGTGTATACCAGATACCAGTATGTCAAAAATATTGCATTCTGCAACTTCCCCATATATTACGATATTCTCATTGAAAGCAAACATCATGTTAATTGTATACACTAGTACTTGGCTAGTGGTGTTGGAAAAACAATTCTGTATAAGAAACGGAAGAGTGACTAAATGTTCATCTGTTTATATTGGCATTTTACACCAAATAGACGCagcattgattttattttaatcttttGACGAACATCCATGCAGGCATGAACAGGTTGTTTTgtgaacagattttttttttattttacataattgaATTTTTGTGATGGTCTGGATATATAAGTATTCTGTCTCACtttgtcaaaaatatttatgtttatagCTGTGTGTCTTTAAATCAACACAAAATGTATTGGTGAGTTTCGTATGACGAATGCATGTTATATTTAACTGTATAGAGATAAAGGTGTGCATGTAACATTTATGTTAATTCAGTGTTTCTTGGAAACATTTTTGTGTATTCAAATACAATACTAGCAAGCATAGGGACTGGCTACATGACCATACAATTTGATAACAGAATTTGTCTTTGTTGAATTCTTacaaattatctccccctactTTGAATCGGAGAGATAAAGTTCCAAGCacatttgatatattaatattatatacatgtggtGATGTATTCCCATATTTGTTGTTTCATACGTATTGAATATGTTTTTCAATCTTGTTGGATTATTGGTACAATTGGCGGTAAATCCTTTAGAGATATTcaatattattgtaatattgCAAGATCGCAATTGTGGTAACTTCTTGTTAATAATGATACACATGTTTGTTGATTGAGTTTCAAACATTGACtgcattttgtttgatatttttatcatttttttattcaatgcATCAGTTCCATGAatgtagagttatctcccatttcaataataaaattacaatttatggTTCTGGTTTggatagcaaaaaaaaaaatcaaccagtgatatatttatgatataaatttgtatttgataGCGTAGAAAACGCTTTTCCATAAGTTTGGGATCAAATATAGAacaaattttgttaattaatttgaaaatatctaaTATAACTGGGTTTTATAAAatctattaaagatgctccaccgcccaCAGAGGTCAGCATTAATGatacttatcatttgaacaataattggtgtttatatgtctaattaactgCATCAGTTCCATGAatgtagagttatctcccatttcaataataaaattacaatttatggTTCTGGTTTggatagcaaaaaaaaaaaaatcaaccagtgatatatttatgatataaatttgtatttgataGCGTAGAAAAAGCTTTTCCATAAGTTTGGGATCAAATATAGAAcaaattttttattaattaatttgaaaatatctaaTATAACTGGGTTTTATAAAatctattaaagatgctccaccgcccaCAGAGGTCAGCATTAACGatacttatcatttgaacaataattggtgtttagtgtctaattaacacaaaagataacataaataatttgttttgcttttggtgcatgcgcaatcagtacttcattccatataggacatagtgccacagaaatTTTttagggatgcaattaattatttttgatattttttatctttaagtaaaattagaagctcaaacttttcaatggtggtaatgctgtaaactaagtaacttctgtaactggagaaaaaataccaaatcgtctgcttctgtttttgatagagaaaaaatatcattttttcagCGATGGAGCCTCTTTAAAATCAGCCTTATAGTTTTGTAGGTTttaatgttttgcatatttgtatgattatttttaCATCGCTAAATCCCTAAATTTGTTACCCTATCTATAGACGTGTCGGcacatcttttcatttttttccagtGGAAGAATCGACTCATTATACATTTTGAAAGTAGTTGCAAAGTATACATTTATGCCTACTCACTGCAATAACAGAAATGTTTgttatttgaaaaatgaaattccagtggattttttttcaattcatattgaaataaatacttgatataattttgaatgtttttattttatgccAATCTTCACAAAGATTTaacgctgtacccatatccgagccaaagtcacgctcgttaaacaaatgaactacataaccactgtggaggtgataaaatgattttttagtcAAGACatttcacctaataaggtaaacacactactgtcagggcgatttgagcagttttaaacaaaagtagcattactttaagagcaagggacagggttcggcatacaagatgttcaaccacaatgtgtaatggcggccagcgagcgagtttgaatatttaatacgcatttcaccaccatgggcttttctggcatatcacagtaaaactgactgatctaattttaatgttctcttagactgaattgtctctttaaacatgttatacaggaagaaaaaatatgttttacataataaatataaatacatttttgagaTGTTTCCTCTACCACAGAGCACAACCTTGATCTGAGAATTaggtacagtatataaatatatttgaatccACCATAGTGCCCATAGACTATTTCAAGAGGTTTAGGGGCCTTGATTAAAAAAATTGGGTGAATATCTTACCTCGCTTGGTGTATAAGCTGTAATAAACATACTAGACATGACATATGTTAGAAATCTTAGTCTGTACGTCATCACAGCTAAACTTATGATCCAGACATCTTATTCACAGAGATCCCTATACCACATATCTCCAGTTGAGTATAAAAGACATAGAAGCTACcccaataacaacaaaataacatcaaaaaGAGAAAATCTGCAATGACAGGGAAAAGCGTTGCAAAGAGAAGAAGGGAGTGCAAAGAAAAAAATTCGTATATATGGGGCGTTTTTATAAGAGATGATGATATGGTTAGTAACTACCCACAAATGCATCGAGATTTCAAAGAAACCGGCATCACGGATACTATTTTCTGGATGACCAGTGACTTGCAGGAAAAACAAGATGACTATCAAGAAAGATTGGTGACGCTGGAAAGAAAGATGACGAAAAGGAAAAGTTTGTTTCTGGACACTAAAGGGTTGGCAGCCCAATTTGCAGAGCTCGTAAGAGGACAACCATTCATCCAGGTATAGCAAAAGAAGAGAGAAGATACCTACTGAGCCCTCTGCGTAGGGGGGATTTAATGGATACGGTTCAGACACATGTTACAAATAATGCTGACTGGAGCATAAGCTGAAGTAAATAAAAATCGCGATGGGAGAAGGTGTACATCACGCAAGAACGAAATGCAAACATGTGGAGTCACAGTGCTCTGTAGAATCGTCTGGTGAGACGCAGAAAGACCTAACACACCCAATAGTGTTGAAGGCATCTCTGTTTCGGTTCTTATCACAGGTCAACCATTCGGACTTTGAATTTGTTATGCAAACCACAACTAGGATGTTCAAccatatcaaatacattttcactCATTGAAATTAAGATACAAAGGTTGGGGCTATTGGAACGATTGTCaacaaattctgaaaaaaagGGTTGGAGTTGAAGAAAAGAGGAGGATGCCTAAAGCCAACAGCATTCCGAACAGAAGAGCAAAAGCTATTCAACGACTCAGACAAGTTTGGTAGCATTGACAATGCAGTTTAGACGGGCAAACGAGGAAGAAAAAATAGGATTGCACCAACTTCATGATGACACCCGGGATAAGTAGACAAGTCTCGGGAAGGAAGAACAGATCACGAGGAAAAGTAAAGATATAGGGGAATGGAGGGAATCGTTTGTCAAGGACCCACTATCCTTCATTAGATCTCTACTGGGCGTTTTGAAATGCGATAATTCCCCGATCTGTGACAATCCAACAAATGTTTCTAGACTTGCCGTGAAAATTACCAGGCCTTTTGTTGATATAACTACCAGAAAATGTTCATGGATAGGTCAAATGTTCCGTGACGCACATGTTTTTATAACAAGTTACCCAAGTATTTCAAATTAGTGAAAAATCCCAAAACTTAGTCGAACATTCATAAAATTGTGTCAAATAACTATTTCCAACACAGAGGGGGTGTGACGTGAACGTGATTACGCCTAGTTCGTTACACACGCATTTTCGTCAGGAACACTCAAGagtatcctcgatactccaggggttccgatcacttacgatctctacacccctggactatctcagaGTAAAATTGGTAGTTCaccggaaaacatttgaccaattacaggccagcaaagatttcctttgaagactacagagagagcgatgcccaacttcaaagcccacacagtcgaccacagtgtacctttatacggctcttttgatgtacatcaaagaactgAATTACCTCACACCACTGGACCatctcaaagtaaaactggaggcCTCAAGTTTTACTAGGAAATAGTCCAGGGTTTCCGATCACGTACGTGATCGGAAACCCTGGAATGCGTAGAATGCACTCAGATAgtctttaaataaacacaaagtGAAACACATTATGAATGTGAACATGCTGGAAAACGATTGTAAAATAATTCTACCCAAGTTATCTATCGAGAGTCTCGTTTTAGAAAatacattatgacgtcataatacatCTCGTATCTATGCACAATTTGCCGCAACACAACATCGCTAATCTGATTAACAAGCCTGATTTTGCACGACAATGGGATGTTATAATTCTAAGACCGAAGAAAACGTGCGAAAAAAGTCTACGCTTATTCTTTCGTAGAAAACGGAACAAGGTAATATACGCAAGTCCATTTTTTTGCACTATACATGACATTGTCACAATGTTGCTATTATAAATAATACCTTTTGATGGAGCAGGTTAAAGTACAATGTTatgttgttatgtatgacactaaatacatgtagttatgagataagggagataactcctatagcttttttttatcaatacatcctatgaaggtcatatcattgatttaggttatagaactttctagaatataatcatgtataaacaaatatgtttgtaaacatggtgattttaagtagagatctagaatgatctatttccagaaagttatgtgtgtttatttgtttactgtttttagttagatatttctagaagtagaaggttctccaatattcttgaattagggtttagctatatatactccagctgtccaaggctaatcagaactgtaatgagacctgtaataagacatatcaagaattgtacagcgccatataagattctattgggagagctattgtgactttatctgtggattattacaacactttgtgtggatttattcatattgcctggaactttacaaatcatctgtggacattcaattttccttgtggatttgtgattattgtgaatttgaaacctggaaggatcaaggattataccaggacattcgcatacagataagttacactttaaatcatcgtattactcttgtaccaccaccaattactttagatattgtaaaccatctctgtataatattgtatatataattaaattgtgttttgaatttagctgctggtttctcctttctgttattcgttaatgtaacagaattgggggctcgtgtccgagatcgatattcaatttgtgaaatctaactttgaaaaattaattaagaaattttcaaaatttgtgtacaaactttgagtttacatttgaaaccaacagctagataaatatgactactatgcaggtagaacagtttgttaaagcgccatccctggaagttcttttgcaagttagtaagaaggatttactgttattgggtaaacatttaggccttactatcaaaactaatttgaggaaagctgaaattaggaatgtaattataagatattttgttgacaatgacaaatttgactctagtgcattagataatatagaggaaacagtcacttcagaaatccaaattagacaaatggaacttgaacatgaaatgaaaatgaaacaattagaaatagaaaaggagttaagagaaaaagaaatagacaaagaaagagagttaagagaaaaagaaattgaaagagaattaaaagaaaaagagattgaaagagatcagatgttagagctagagaagcagaaaattcaagctgaaacagaacttagaatgaaagaattagagctagcttctcaagacagttcaagtaatctaacttttaggggtttacaaggaaacagaggttttgatgtcagtagaaacattaggttagttcctccttttcaagagaaagaagttgacaagtattttctgcattttgagaaaatagctgatagtatgaaatggcctgaagataagcttacaatgcttcttcaaagtgtcttgattggtaaagctagagacatttattcttctttatctgtagatgagatttcaaattaccaagtagtcaagaaagctattttgaaagcttatgagttagttcctgaggcttaccgccagaaatttcgaaactcgagaaagagagatgaacaaactcatgtagaatttgccagagaaaaagaacaattatttaataggtggtgtgattctaaagaaattgatgaggatttcggtaaattgaggcaattattgttgatagaggagtttaaacgttgtgtccacacaaacataaaaactcatttagatgagagaaaagttgaaacccttagtgaagcagctacaatggctgatgattacgctcttacccacaaaggctcatttgttaaaaacagttctcaagacaaaaacagtaccacaggtactagtaaatttggtcagcctaggaacccaacctttagtggcccttccaacgacaaacctaaattaggtgataaaactaagtctgcttctaaaacagatgatagggtaggtgtggggtctccttctggtcctgtttgtaattactgcaagaaagtagggcatactatgtctgaatgttattctctccagcgtaaggagcaaaaggcgtaaacagtcagttccttctgtgttagctatgtcaaagcctagtcagaaacttagtgatattgtggaagattctaaagtgtctgttgagattaagagctcagagtctgatagtgtcttggagaagtactctcccttcatttctgaaggttttgtttcacttactagtgatattaccaacttgaaacctgtgaagattttgcgagatactggggcttctcattctttgatattagatggcgtagtgcctttgtctgaggagacctcatgtggtagtagtgttttgcttcaaggtgtagagttaggttttgttaatgtgcctctccattctgtttatttaaagtcagacttggttactgggccattggtgttagaccggaacttcccatagagggcgtgtcgctcattttaggcaatgacttggctggagagaaagttagggtagatcccttagtgtccagtatccctgat
This window harbors:
- the LOC138312854 gene encoding LOW QUALITY PROTEIN: novel acetylcholine receptor chaperone-like (The sequence of the model RefSeq protein was modified relative to this genomic sequence to represent the inferred CDS: deleted 1 base in 1 codon), whose amino-acid sequence is MASFVLRVLSLTLGIFFIFIGTLKLSPSINDELYRQMRKSFIKSAKVFPFAKLAGWRLNPHSYRKMFGGLEIICGVILVAIPGPVKDIVNVVMMLMMLLDVYSHWALDEGLDKMSLSIVFLLLLTCRLIVYLQNKLRVDEEKEGYQKHTNENVEETAKKIVSDLESKKDQ